A region of the Pseudomonadota bacterium genome:
GGAGGAACAGCAGTTGTGACTTCAGCCATGCGTGTCCTTCCGGTTGGCGTACCCAAGGTCTGTGTCTCTACAACTGCATCAGGCGATGTCGGAGTTTACGTGGGAACAAAGGATATCACGATGATCCCCTCCATCGTCGACGTGGCCGGTATTAATCGCATCTCCCGCATCGTTTTCTCACGCGCCGCCGGTGCGATTTGCGGCATGGTGGAAACCGATATCCCCGAAAGCTCAGAAGACAAGCCGGTCATCGCCGCATCTATGTTCGGCAACACGACTCCCTGTGTAAACGCCTGCATGGCAAATCTTTCGAACGAGGGATACGAGGTCCTTGTCTTCCACGCAACCGGAACCGGCGGGAAGACGATGGAAAGCCTCGTGAGGGAAGGTTTGGTTGACGCTGTTCTGGATATCACAACAACGGAATGGGCAGACACTGTTTGCGGCGGGGTATTCGATGCCGGCTCCGAACGACTCGATGCTGCCGGACAAATGGGAATACCGCACCTCATCGTACCGGGATGCGTGGACATGGCCAATTTCGGTGGAATGGACACAGTGCCCGAAAAATACAAGAAGGGAAACCGCACATTCTACGAATGGACTCCATCAGTTACCCTGATGCGTACCGACAAAGAAGAGAATGAGAAAATGGGAAAAGTATTCGCGGAAAAGGCGAACGTTGCCAAGGGGCCGGTTGCATTTCTCATCCCTCTCAACGGGGTATCCATGCTCGATAGCGACAATCAGCCGTTCTGCGACCGCGATGCCGATAAGGCAATGTTCGACGCCATCAAGGCAAACCTCAGGGAAGGTATTGAAGTAGTCGAGATGGACAACAATATCAACGATCCGGAGTTCGCAACCAGGGCGGTTGAAATGATGCTGGCCCTTATTAAACAAGCCAGTGCCTGACCCGGAGGACTCTTTCTCCCTCGTAGCAGTCCAGAAGGACGTAGTTGGCTAACGTGACAAAGCCGGCTCCATAGGGGGGGGGGTGACAGGTGACTAAGGTAAGGAATGATTGCGCAGAAGACAGATGACTGAACATGGAGATAGGTATCAAATTATTCCGTGTTGATGGATAACACTTTTTGTATGATTCATAGACAAAAGGAGGCGTTATGAACATTTTTATTGAATATTGTGCTGCTTGAAACTTTCTTCCTCAAGCTTCCAGGGTGGAAGCGGAATTGAAGTCAAAATATCCTGATTCAATTATTAAATTGATCGAAGGCGGCGGCGGCATCTTCGATGTAAAGTTTAACGGCAAGTTGATCTACTCTAAACAAAATATTAAGGGACAGCGATTCCCTGACAAGGGAGAAATCTCCAGGTTGATCGACCAGGAGATAGGCTGACTTTTAACAGGAAGCCGTAAGTAAAGTCGAGGTGTAGAAGGAAAGAAGGGCAAATAATAGTGTATAAAAAGCCCTCTTTATTTCTGTGAAACGATGTGGTATATGAGAAGTCTCTCTTAACTCGCACAGCATACGAGAAGGGGAGGTCGGGGTATTCGCTTGCGGGTCCCTTTATGCTCGTGAAGAACTCAACCTGTTTATTGACGGGCCGGTTAAGTCACTTTGATAAAAAGATGAAAACAATAATTTATGACGGAAAGCTGAAGTATGTTAAGAACTACCCCGCCCCCATACCAGAGGAGGGAGAGGCCCTGATACGGGTAACATTGGCAGGTATCTGCAATACCGACCTTGAAATCATGCAGGGCTATCTGGGATTTCAGGGTGTTATGGGGCACGAATTTGTTGGGGTTGTTGAAAATGTGAATAGCAAAAGCTGCCATTTAGTCGGAAAAAGGGTGGTCGGAGAAATTAATTGCGACTGCGGTGTCTGCGATTACTGCATGAAGGGTCTTCAAAAGCACTGCCCTGACCGGAAGACAATGGGGATTTCAGGTAAAAACGGGGCCTTTGCCGAGTACATAACGCTGCCGGCAGACAATCTGTTGGAAGTGCCGGACAACCTTTCCGATGAAGAAGCTGTATTTGCCGAGCCTTTGGCGGCTGCCTTTGAGATATTGGAACAGCTTCATATAAAACCAACAGATAGGATTATTATCCTCGGAGATGGAAAACTGGGAATACTCGTCTCCCTTGCCCTCAATCTTACCCAGGCCGATGTAACACTTGCCGGAAGGCATGAAAAAAAATTGCAGGTCGCACGGGAACAGCACGTAAAGACTATTCATCTCAAGGACTTAAACATCAGAAAGGAATACGATGTTGTTGTGGAGGCAACAGGCTCTGCAGACGGTTTTGATTTTGCCCTTAAACTGGTGAAACCAAGGGGGACAATCGTTCTGAAAACCACCGTTGCATATGGAAAAGAGATGAACCTTGCACCTGTTGTGATTGATGAAATACAGGTTATCGGCTCACGTTGCGGACCCTTTGAACCGGCGCTCCGGGCAATGGCAAAAAAGCTTATAAACGTAAAGCCTCTTATAAGTGCGACTTACAAACCGGACATGGTATTGGCAGCCTTTAAAAAGGCAAGATCAAGAGAAGCGCTTAAAGTACTTCTGGACTTCAGTTAAGCAATCAGGCTATTTTTTTATAATTACCCATAATCCCCCTTCGGTAACAAGTTCAGCATGTCCGGGTATCTTGCCGGTGCCTATGTCTTCAAGCAATCTGTCTGCCGTTATCTCAGTTTTACCGATCATTAAATTGAGTTCGCGTGACCTTTCCCCAATTACATTAATCACTTCTTTGGGGGTATATTTTCCGAAACCGCCGCCTACCATTGCAATCCCGTTTTTTCTTAAAACCCTGTATATTGCTGAAAAATCAACCTTGAAGAGAGACGGAAAGAATAATGCGCCCCGAAATATTACCAGATCAATCGAATGCCCTGCGATCCCCATTAGCGAGGCATTGCTCTCAACAACCCGTATCTCATTGTCAATTTTATGCTTTTCCGCCTTTTTACGGAAGAAGTCCCCCATGTCCGGCGGAAATGCTGCAATCGAAAAGGAGTCGCCGATCCCGTGAGTATGCATAGAAAATACAACCCCGCAGAAAGGACCCATTTCAAGGATATCCCCG
Encoded here:
- a CDS encoding Tm-1-like ATP-binding domain-containing protein, which codes for MKTICLIGAFDTKGAEYAFVRKQILARGHKVLTVNTGTMGSTDLFPVDVQAYDVAQAGGGSLEQLRERKDRGEAMKVMCAGAPAIVKSLYDKQMFDGIIGMGGTGGTAVVTSAMRVLPVGVPKVCVSTTASGDVGVYVGTKDITMIPSIVDVAGINRISRIVFSRAAGAICGMVETDIPESSEDKPVIAASMFGNTTPCVNACMANLSNEGYEVLVFHATGTGGKTMESLVREGLVDAVLDITTTEWADTVCGGVFDAGSERLDAAGQMGIPHLIVPGCVDMANFGGMDTVPEKYKKGNRTFYEWTPSVTLMRTDKEENEKMGKVFAEKANVAKGPVAFLIPLNGVSMLDSDNQPFCDRDADKAMFDAIKANLREGIEVVEMDNNINDPEFATRAVEMMLALIKQASA
- a CDS encoding alcohol dehydrogenase catalytic domain-containing protein, giving the protein MKTIIYDGKLKYVKNYPAPIPEEGEALIRVTLAGICNTDLEIMQGYLGFQGVMGHEFVGVVENVNSKSCHLVGKRVVGEINCDCGVCDYCMKGLQKHCPDRKTMGISGKNGAFAEYITLPADNLLEVPDNLSDEEAVFAEPLAAAFEILEQLHIKPTDRIIILGDGKLGILVSLALNLTQADVTLAGRHEKKLQVAREQHVKTIHLKDLNIRKEYDVVVEATGSADGFDFALKLVKPRGTIVLKTTVAYGKEMNLAPVVIDEIQVIGSRCGPFEPALRAMAKKLINVKPLISATYKPDMVLAAFKKARSREALKVLLDFS